One Coffea arabica cultivar ET-39 chromosome 5c, Coffea Arabica ET-39 HiFi, whole genome shotgun sequence DNA window includes the following coding sequences:
- the LOC113743265 gene encoding transcription factor MYB102-like produces the protein MGRSPCCDKNGLKKGPWTPEEDLKLIQHIQIHGAGNWRTLPKNSGLQRCGKSCRLRWTNYLRPDIKRGRFSFEEEETIIQLHSVLGNKWSAIAARLPGRTDNEIKNYWNTHIRKRLLRMGIDPVTHSPRVDLLDLSSILNSAQLNLSSLLGLQTLMNPELLKFAATLISSSNQENPEILLHKLQENQSLNAQMQNQMTPINLQPTQNQFQNTPQQVPLPVQSQATPAQGNMGDISMVSTNLNGQMCQENLIASSASLLPSPIYSHGMTETTTADLSESSAFQSLNDSSNQNSQNFGFESVLSTPLSGSPLNSSSAFINSCNTEDERESYCSNLMKFGIPDSLDLADFM, from the exons ATGGGGAGATCACCGTGTTGTGATAAAAATGGCCTCAAGAAAGGTCCATGGACTCCAGAAGAAGATCTCAAACTCATTCAACATATCCAGATCCATGGAGCAGGCAACTGGCGAACCCTCCCAAAAAATTCTG GGCTTCAAAGATGTGGAAAAAGTTGCCGGCTTCGCTGGACAAACTATCTAAGGCCAGATATCAAGAGAGGAAGATTCtcttttgaagaagaagagaccATTATTCAGCTGCATAGTGTTCTTGGAAACAA GTGGTCTGCTATAGCAGCTCGCTTGCCTGGAAGGACAGACAACGAAATCAAGAATTATTGGAATACTCATATTAGAAAAAGACTCCTTCGCATGGGAATTGATCCAGTGACTCATAGTCCTCGTGTGGATCTTTTAGATTTATCATCAATTCTCAACTCAGCTCAGCTTAATCTTTCAAGCCTACTTGGGCTACAAACTCTGATGAATCCAGAGCTGTTGAAATTTGCTGCTACTCTCATATCATCATCAAATCAAGAAAACCCTGAAATTTTATTGCAtaaacttcaagaaaatcagTCACTCAACGCTCAAATGCAAAACCAAATGACCCCTATCAATCTTCAACCTACCCAAAATCAGTTCCAAAATACGCCTCAACAAGTTCCACTCCCAGTTCAAAGTCAAGCTACTCCTGCGCAAGGCAACATGGGGGATATTTCCATGGTTTCGACGAATTTGAATGGACAAATGTGTCAAGAAAATTTGATTGCTTCAAGCGCAAGTCTTCTTCCTTCACCAATTTATAGCCATGGAATGACCGAAACTACTACTGCAGATCTTTCAGAAAGTTCAGCTTTCCAGTCATTGAATGATAGCAGCAATCAAAACAGCCAGAATTTTGGTTTCGAGTCGGTTTTATCCACGCCTTTATCAGGTTCACCCTTGAATTCATCATCTGCTTTCATTAACAGTTGCAATACTGAAGACGAGAGAGAAAGCTATTGCAGTAACTTGATGAAGTTTGGAATTCCAGACAGTTTAGACCTTGCTgatttcatgtaa